A window of the Xenopus laevis strain J_2021 chromosome 9_10L, Xenopus_laevis_v10.1, whole genome shotgun sequence genome harbors these coding sequences:
- the nhlrc4.L gene encoding E3 ubiquitin-protein ligase TRIM32, with product MDQSLQFSRQKEDLLRTVRSVQVASQNTLHKAVPLLSSQPGLGLLHSSQLHQLTQKTSQFCRDLEDVGNLLLFRQDEMIHTFALPKTCGASSICLCPDGSLYVCGYDSPTVHLLNSNGKPIQVLRCWDEDFFLPDCLTMTRSGSVAVTDLSKGLVRIYNPNSQPSWVRVGGNFESPQGIAMDSSGRLLVAQYTPGAVLAFHVDRAYRIHKVKQATGLKGPTYICATPDGGFAVSEECGDVKRFTSNLKLAYSLSKTYQHSFGNPVGICVDPEGNIMVVDQQHRNVTLFPSSGSPICVVSKGLCRPTGIACSPLGQLFVIDSADNSVKVYKYRVRPYYNPTSPRRSVEKP from the coding sequence ATGGACCAGTCACTGCAATTCTCTCGACAGAAGGAAGACCTTCTTCGCACAGTGCGCTCGGTGCAGGTGGCATCCCAGAACACCTTACATAAAGCCGTTCCTCTCCTGTCTTCTCAGCCTGGGCTTGGTCTCCTTCATTCCTCACAGCTACACCAGCTCACCCAAAAGACCTCTCAATTTTGCCGGGACTTAGAAGATGTGGGCAACCTTTTGCTTTTCCGTCAGGATGAAATGATCCATACATTTGCGTTGCCCAAGACTTGTGGTGCTAGTTCTATCTGTTTGTGCCCAGATGGCTCCCTCTATGTATGTGGTTATGACAGTCCTACTGTCCATTTGTTGAACAGCAATGGGAAACCCATTCAAGTTCTACGTTGTTGGGATGAAGATTTTTTTCTTCCGGACTGTCTGACTATGACACGGTCCGGCTCTGTAGCAGTCACTGACCTTTCCAAAGGGCTAGTGCGCATTTATAACCCCAACTCACAGCCCTCTTGGGTGAGGGTCGGAGGGAATTTTGAGTCTCCACAGGGCATAGCAATGGATTCCTCTGGACGCCTCTTAGTTGCACAATACACTCCTGGAGCAGTCCTGGCATTTCATGTAGACAGAGCTTATCGTATTCATAAAGTTAAGCAAGCCACCGGCTTAAAGGGTCCAACCTATATCTGTGCCACTCCAGACGGCGGCTTTGCAGTAAGCGAGGAATGTGGAGATGTGAAGCGATTTACAAGCAATCTAAAACTTGCTTACTCTCTCTCAAAAACTTATCAGCACAGCTTTGGGAATCCGGTTGGAATATGTGTGGATCCAGAAGGCAATATCATGGTTGTTGATCAACAGCACAGAAATGTCACCCTTTTCCCTTCAAGTGGATCACCTATTTGTGTTGTATCAAAGGGCCTGTGTAGGCCAACTGGCATAGCTTGCTCGCCTCTTGGGCAATTATTTGTAATCGATTCTGCTGACAACTCTGTGAAGGTTTATAAGTACCGGGTACGTCCTTATTATAATCCAACCAGCCCTAGGAGATCGGTGGAAAAGCCCTAG
- the asb8.L gene encoding ankyrin repeat and SOCS box containing 8 L homeolog isoform X1, translating to MEADASFSSAIKSNPSRHRPGPSQVPAECQRQGLPPEGAPSMQQFNRKCSMPERLIRTISSIRSLPGDSVESLIRRGADVNCPHDTLMPLHSACMVCDPDCVELLLENGAHVDSQDGYQRTALHYAAEKDVLCVEILIEYGANPNALDGNQDTPLHWAAFKNKEECVLALLEGGAKVNTRDYNQDTPLSWAVMKGNLESVRLLLEHGAQPDTVNLKGQYPAGRLAALMGRGLGGEREEECLELLIRASGQLRLKRGGGLPPEAARDAHLCQRLTELCSYPCTLKALARRVVRGSLGECLLSEAVTELPVPRSVQDYLLLKE from the exons ATGGAAGCAGACGCTTCCTTCTCTTCAGCCATTAAAAGCAACCCTTCCAGGCATCGCCCTGGCCCATCTCAAGTGCCCGCTGAGTGCCAGAGGCAGGGACTCCCCCCTGAGG GGGCCCCCAGCAtgcagcagtttaacagaaagtGCTCAATGCCCGAGAGGCTGATCCGTACCATCTCCTCCATTCGATCTCTGCCAGGGGACAGTGTGGAATCTCTGATCCGACGG GGAGCAGATGTCAACTGTCCACATGACACTCTAATGCCGCTACACAGCGCCTGTATGGTGTGTGACCCAGACTGCGTGGAGCTACTGCTGGAGAATGGAGCTCAT GTGGATTCTCAGGATGGGTACCAGCGCACTGCCTTGCATTATGCTGCTGAGAAAGATGTTTTGTGTGTTGAGATCCTCATAGAATATGGTGCCAATCCAAATGCCTTGGATGGAAATCAAGACACACCGTTGCACTGGGCAGCGTTCAAGAACAAGGAGGAATGTGTGCTGGCTCTCCTCGAAGGCGGTGCTAAAGTGAACACAAGAGACTACAACCAGGACACTCCACTGAGTTGGGCAGTCATGAAGGGCAATTTAGAAAGTGTGCGGCTACTGCTGGAACATGGGGCACAGCCAGACACTGTCAACCTAAAGGGTCAATATCCTGCAGGACGCTTGGCGGCACTGATGGGGCGAGGCCTTGGTGGTGAGAGGGAGGAGGAATGTCTGGAATTGCTTATTAGAGCTAGTGGTCAACTACGGCTCAAAAGGGGAGGAGGGTTACCCCCCGAGGCAGCCCGTGATGCCCATCTGTGCCAGAGACTAACAGAACTATGCTCATATCCATGTACCTTAAAGGCCTTGGCCAGACGAGTAGTAAGAGGCAGCCTTGGTGAATGTCTGCTGTCTGAAGCTGTGACTGAACTGCCTGTCCCTAGATCCGTTCAGGACTACCTACTCCTCAAAGAATAG
- the asb8.L gene encoding ankyrin repeat and SOCS box containing 8 L homeolog isoform X2, with protein MQQFNRKCSMPERLIRTISSIRSLPGDSVESLIRRGADVNCPHDTLMPLHSACMVCDPDCVELLLENGAHVDSQDGYQRTALHYAAEKDVLCVEILIEYGANPNALDGNQDTPLHWAAFKNKEECVLALLEGGAKVNTRDYNQDTPLSWAVMKGNLESVRLLLEHGAQPDTVNLKGQYPAGRLAALMGRGLGGEREEECLELLIRASGQLRLKRGGGLPPEAARDAHLCQRLTELCSYPCTLKALARRVVRGSLGECLLSEAVTELPVPRSVQDYLLLKE; from the exons AtgcagcagtttaacagaaagtGCTCAATGCCCGAGAGGCTGATCCGTACCATCTCCTCCATTCGATCTCTGCCAGGGGACAGTGTGGAATCTCTGATCCGACGG GGAGCAGATGTCAACTGTCCACATGACACTCTAATGCCGCTACACAGCGCCTGTATGGTGTGTGACCCAGACTGCGTGGAGCTACTGCTGGAGAATGGAGCTCAT GTGGATTCTCAGGATGGGTACCAGCGCACTGCCTTGCATTATGCTGCTGAGAAAGATGTTTTGTGTGTTGAGATCCTCATAGAATATGGTGCCAATCCAAATGCCTTGGATGGAAATCAAGACACACCGTTGCACTGGGCAGCGTTCAAGAACAAGGAGGAATGTGTGCTGGCTCTCCTCGAAGGCGGTGCTAAAGTGAACACAAGAGACTACAACCAGGACACTCCACTGAGTTGGGCAGTCATGAAGGGCAATTTAGAAAGTGTGCGGCTACTGCTGGAACATGGGGCACAGCCAGACACTGTCAACCTAAAGGGTCAATATCCTGCAGGACGCTTGGCGGCACTGATGGGGCGAGGCCTTGGTGGTGAGAGGGAGGAGGAATGTCTGGAATTGCTTATTAGAGCTAGTGGTCAACTACGGCTCAAAAGGGGAGGAGGGTTACCCCCCGAGGCAGCCCGTGATGCCCATCTGTGCCAGAGACTAACAGAACTATGCTCATATCCATGTACCTTAAAGGCCTTGGCCAGACGAGTAGTAAGAGGCAGCCTTGGTGAATGTCTGCTGTCTGAAGCTGTGACTGAACTGCCTGTCCCTAGATCCGTTCAGGACTACCTACTCCTCAAAGAATAG